The DNA region GAATGTTCAAACTCAAGACTTGACAGTAATTGAAGTAAATGAGTAGTAGCCTTAGTTGTTTGAACGAAAATAATCTGGTAGCTGGATTTTGAGCTATCAGCATGACAACTGCTTAAAGGTATTTGGTAACAGTTTTAAGTGTATGATGGTATCGTAAATACACTTACAAGTAAACAAACCCCAAGTAACCTACTTTTCTGTTCTTTCATATCTATTGCTTTacgccagtcagtcagtaaggTATATGCAACCTAGAATCTGACACTTGTGCCGTATGGCTGTATCGGTTGTTTTTAAATTCGCTGCATGTAATTTTGTTATTCTAATATATTCCTGTACATATTTGTATATTTACATGTTTAGGtactgtattaaaatgaactgATGCGGTTAACTGGCTTTCAGATGCCCCTATCACTACTACCACCAGTATATCCATCAAAATCACGAGACTCCTTAAACTTAAGTACAGAAATTCATCAGCCTCCTGAATCAGGAGAAAAGATTAGTAGTGCTGCTAGTGAAGCTGCTTTACATAGATGCAGATTATATGAATTGCGCCAGACGTTCTTGGGGATCTCTACTTCAAAAGACCCTTGTCCGCATTGTCAGACAGGAATCTCTACGTGTACATATGTGAGCACAGATAATCACTCTTTTTATACCAGCCCCGTGGGTAGTTTAGGGTGCACTGTTTTAAATTCAGCAAGGTTTGACCGTGGTCCTTCCATTTATGTAAGTACCCCTGATATTGATTGTCTTTCTTCTGCCACTGAATCAGATAAACTTCGTGAATCTGTAAATATGTACCATAAAACTACTCAGAAGCAGCCTTCACTAAGCTATTATCCTAATGTTGAATACGATCAACTTGATACGGCTGATCAACTTCCAAGTCCTAATTATTCAtcctttatttattcaaatcctCTTACATCATGTGAAAAATATGCGTCTATAGAATCTTCATTGTCTGGGAAATTTACAGCAAAGCCCAGTTTATTTATCAGTGAGGCTGGGTTTTGTCCTTTAACTCCAGAAGCCGTTCATTTATCCTCAAACGAGTTCGCAGAAAGTTCTAGTCCCTCAAATTCGGACTGTTCTCATGAATATTTTGCATCCAATGAGAATCTAAACTGTCCGAAGTCCAACATTAATATTACTAGTTTGAAAGATGTAACATGGTTATCTGAACAGTGTAAAAAGAGTGAGGATATCCAAAGTTTTTCGCATCGATTTAATAGCAAAAGTTCGGAACCAAGGCACCGGTTTAATAAAGGTAAAGGTGCATGTGATCAATTGAACCCAAATTTACATCATTCAACAACTAGTTGTTTACCTATGTCAAACCCTTCAACTAAAGACACAAGAAAGTCAGACCGGGTTAACACTTATAATTTTAAGACTATCCAATCACATGATTTACGTAGAGATGATACAAGTGATTGTTCTGTGTCTAtagatagaataaataaatacgatTTTCCTTACAAAAAAAAATATGCATCTATTTTGCCTGCTAATCTCGAGCTTACCACAACACATTCACATTGTGATGACTCACAGCTTCGTCCATCAACTAAGTCTGTGATTGGTCGCTGTTTTTCGGTCTCACCCAACCATCGGTTGTCACACTCATTATCTGTTTCTCGGGCCAATCAAAGTAATGCAAGGGTTGATATGAGTGAAAAAGTTTGCACAATGGATAACTCAAACAGCTTCACAAACGGACGTATTTTTAACAAATGTTTTTGTGATGATACACAAAATCATATAACACCGTCAAACCAACCTTCATCGTGTTCTTCAGTGCCCTATAAGACAGATCAGAAAAGAAAAAGTTCTGAATCACTTTCTTTGAGCGATACTCAAGATATAatgtatttatattcatatggacataataatagtggtaaatACAGGAATCAAACAAGTGGACAAAGTAATCAACCGAAAAGCAATTACAATCAGATGCGTGTCGACTCTATACTAGAAAAGCAAGACATATCGAAAAAATGTACTAAGCCAGTGTCAAGAATTACTGCGGAATGCGACGTCTTTCAGCGGAGTCTTGAACCTAAAAATATCCCCGCAGAACAATCTAGATCGCATAGAAACCAGAATAAAACCTCTTTACAGAATAGTATTATGATTAGTGTTTCAAATCAAAGCAGACAATTAGCTTTGGCACAGGCACATGCATTAAAATGTACTGACGAAGATGTGATTTCTTTTGGAACTAGTTTATCATCATTGCCATCCTCAGCGTTATCATCTTTTTGTCCAGGTGACACTTCTCTGGTTACTGCTCATTCTCGTAACATTGGTCGCTTGAATGTGACTCTACCTGGTCTTGCAGTCAATCATTTGTCTAATAGTCATCACTCATCCGACTGTTCAACGCGTGGTTCAATATCTTATCAGTCTAATAGTAATCATAATCCAAAGTCACAAAACCCAAATTTTAGAGGTACTGTCACAGGAGATGTTTGTAAGCAACGTCATGGGAGATTGAATACTGAATCCTCTAAAAGTTGTAAAAACAGAATAGGGATATCTGAAAGCTCTTCTAGTCAATCGCTTTCTCCATCGTATGCCAATGTATTACTTCCTGCTCAGTCATTTGATTTGTCATCGGAATTTCCTTCTTCAGATAATCTGTCTACTAATAGGAATTTAGTAAGTTGAATTGATAAACAGTATAAATAATGACAAATTGTTATAAAAAATCGGAAACGATTTCAGTATAAATCAGTTGTGAATAAATGTTATCTCACCACGTTTAAGCAAACTCACCATATGAAAACTCTCTAACAATTAAAAGGGAAAAGCCAATAAAGCTTAGTGATGTATGGtaattcaatgaatattaaCTTTCATAAAAGATTAACTTTTTTCATTATCATGAACGCTAGTTTTAGATAACACAACACTTTCCACGATACAACcatagttttttaaaaaaaaaaagtatTATTGTTACTGCGATAACTAATGACAACATTGGtggtttatttcattttctgttTCATATGAACTTTAGCTGTCTGTTCGGTATCACGTACATAGAAACATGATACTGGATACTAAGAATATAAAATATTAGAATGTTCTAAGTTTTGGAAATATTCTGCATAAATTGGTTAATCAACATTCAACAGTATTATCTGTTCTTATAACTATGTCAGCCAGTTTTTCATGTCTTGTTTTTCAGTATTCTTATTCTACAAACGTTAAATAATCTGAATGAACATATTCTTTACTACATGTTCGAGTTTTCGGAAAATTGTCTATATTTACACTTTTTAATTCGTGACAAAAAATCagtgaaaaaaataatgaaacgtCTGGGAATTTTAAAAGTCAAGCAGAATTAGTCTGGAAGCATTGTATAGTGCCCTTTAGGAAATATTCCTATCTGAAGT from Schistosoma haematobium chromosome ZW, whole genome shotgun sequence includes:
- the KRI1_2 gene encoding KRRI-Interacting protein 1, variant 2 (EggNog:ENOG410V62S~COG:J~MEROPS:MER0472834), which codes for MRLTGFQMPLSLLPPVYPSKSRDSLNLSTEIHQPPESGEKISSAASEAALHRCRLYELRQTFLGISTSKDPCPHCQTGISTCTYVSTDNHSFYTSPVGSLGCTVLNSARFDRGPSIYVSTPDIDCLSSATESDKLRESVNMYHKTTQKQPSLSYYPNVEYDQLDTADQLPSPNYSSFIYSNPLTSCEKYASIESSLSGKFTAKPSLFISEAGFCPLTPEAVHLSSNEFAESSSPSNSDCSHEYFASNENLNCPKSNINITSLKDVTWLSEQCKKSEDIQSFSHRFNSKSSEPRHRFNKGKGACDQLNPNLHHSTTSCLPMSNPSTKDTRKSDRVNTYNFKTIQSHDLRRDDTSDCSVSIDRINKYDFPYKKKYASILPANLELTTTHSHCDDSQLRPSTKSVIGRCFSVSPNHRLSHSLSVSRANQSNARVDMSEKVCTMDNSNSFTNGRIFNKCFCDDTQNHITPSNQPSSCSSVPYKTDQKRKSSESLSLSDTQDIMYLYSYGHNNSGKYRNQTSGQSNQPKSNYNQMRVDSILEKQDISKKCTKPVSRITAECDVFQRSLEPKNIPAEQSRSHRNQNKTSLQNSIMISVSNQSRQLALAQAHALKCTDEDVISFGTSLSSLPSSALSSFCPGDTSLVTAHSRNIGRLNVTLPGLAVNHLSNSHHSSDCSTRGSISYQSNSNHNPKSQNPNFRGTVTGDVCKQRHGRLNTESSKSCKNRIGISESSSSQSLSPSYANVLLPAQSFDLSSEFPSSDNLSTNRNLDTINKRSPRPSSDHSRTYQKTQDLERKSMRKSNSRHNFKPVNKESQIHNLVPSKVCRVGQYISGSSSLLSVSNPDDINDPKKSPVYVIKDTREYDYIRKDHRKISKLAAKISRYLENGREAEVKNFVNKILRKPESRRVVDELIRLCGNNLHKVLNLNQMETLENLQKNSTPLIHLGASLSDLRTSYTLDFVPYMNVDSHRRGSCGSVLSSPWNITSYDRSWAPASHNRSTLGCPNKLSPFQRKRTSLYSPNTIRYIKWPSSGCIRSKPPSLPPPPPPVPPVLPKTTILPPDDRIRVIDMHAIEVTNRVHMTFSELISDLTTGIDNEVEVIRSLYRWTTGKDTRYEDYDPEAPSDSLIGMLRQMKYNQLSRNELFYELCRYAGLQCQYITGYSKGAGYRPGMPIKDNQLFRNTWLAVYICDGWRFVNCNWGARYLSENLPDGRSSSSECDEFYFLTDPEQHVFENLPDLKVWQLLRKPLSMDRFCHLPLLKSPFFNANLFLKKNYSDCLVTKNGQVISLFFMSTMWYAHHSLCINE
- the KRI1_2 gene encoding KRRI-Interacting protein 1 (EggNog:ENOG410V62S~COG:J~MEROPS:MER0472834) yields the protein MRLTGFQMPLSLLPPVYPSKSRDSLNLSTEIHQPPESGEKISSAASEAALHRCRLYELRQTFLGISTSKDPCPHCQTGISTCTYVSTDNHSFYTSPVGSLGCTVLNSARFDRGPSIYVSTPDIDCLSSATESDKLRESVNMYHKTTQKQPSLSYYPNVEYDQLDTADQLPSPNYSSFIYSNPLTSCEKYASIESSLSGKFTAKPSLFISEAGFCPLTPEAVHLSSNEFAESSSPSNSDCSHEYFASNENLNCPKSNINITSLKDVTWLSEQCKKSEDIQSFSHRFNSKSSEPRHRFNKGKGACDQLNPNLHHSTTSCLPMSNPSTKDTRKSDRVNTYNFKTIQSHDLRRDDTSDCSVSIDRINKYDFPYKKKYASILPANLELTTTHSHCDDSQLRPSTKSVIGRCFSVSPNHRLSHSLSVSRANQSNARVDMSEKVCTMDNSNSFTNGRIFNKCFCDDTQNHITPSNQPSSCSSVPYKTDQKRKSSESLSLSDTQDIMYLYSYGHNNSGKYRNQTSGQSNQPKSNYNQMRVDSILEKQDISKKCTKPVSRITAECDVFQRSLEPKNIPAEQSRSHRNQNKTSLQNSIMISVSNQSRQLALAQAHALKCTDEDVISFGTSLSSLPSSALSSFCPGDTSLVTAHSRNIGRLNVTLPGLAVNHLSNSHHSSDCSTRGSISYQSNSNHNPKSQNPNFRGTVTGDVCKQRHGRLNTESSKSCKNRIGISESSSSQSLSPSYANVLLPAQSFDLSSEFPSSDNLSTNRNLDTINKRSPRPSSDHSRTYQKTQDLERKSMRKSNSRHNFKPVNKESQIHNLVPSKVCRVGQYISGSSSLLSVSNPDDINDPKKSPVYVIKDTREYDYIRKDHRKISKLAAKISRYLENGREAEVKNFVNKILRKPESRRVVDELIRLCGNNLHKVLNLNQMETLENLQKNSTPLIHLGASLSDLRTSYTLDFVPYMNVDSHRRGSCGSVLSSPWNITSYDRSWAPASHNRSTLGCPNKLSPFQRKRTSLYSPNTIRYIKWPSSGCIRSKPPSLPPPPPPVPPVLPKTTILPPDDRIRVIDMHAIEVTNRVHMTFSELISDLTTGIDNEVEVIRSLYRWTTGKDTRYEDYDPEAPSDSLIGMLRQMKYNQLSRNELFYELCRYAGLQCQYITGYSKGAGYRPGMPIKDNQLFRNTWLAVYICDGWRFVNCNWGARYLSENLPDGRSSSSECDEFYFLTDPEQHVFENLPDLKVWQLLRKPLSMDRFCHLPLLKSPFFNANLFLKKNYSDCLVTKNGQVSVKIKMSRFVGISCSLENCADHSILLGLCLVEILLRPSGTVRIEAAPSQPGKYYLNVYVSPDWRREDIRELACSFQIHCSEYNYSRLVVTGRLPEVGFLGRTPASEVHGVLMVPEGDASDGRPYIVHNDPRPLKIPFAIAPGLKPLSKHPRHAIQNQSGFR